A stretch of the Erpetoichthys calabaricus chromosome 3, fErpCal1.3, whole genome shotgun sequence genome encodes the following:
- the LOC127527224 gene encoding uncharacterized protein LOC127527224 yields MANSEMNHIAVIIEEFQALDKQIQKLLSRRRYLRDLKARLLDKPSSPSEIDVTSTPRCATHFQGQVSFTPVPRRSDNNTNEDLGVFQLCRQGFKARTPPSAQASISTQNRFDPLRVPSLPSTPGDVIVVGDSIVRNCNIACPNRKSFVSCFPGACVRDVMRRVATIYKKHKNRAVGSIALHAGVNDIRHRQSEILKADFAALIKDTKERTLSARIFISGPLSLVRQSNEYYSRLLVLNNWLKGFCKNQDIGFIDNWDLFWERPCFFKWDGLHLNRFSTRVFSENIAKTIHRKSH; encoded by the coding sequence ATGGCCAACAGTGAGATGAATCACATCGCTGTCATCATAGAAGAATTCCAGGCACTCGACAAAcagatccagaaactcctgtccagacgaaggtaccttagggatttgaaggctcggctgctggataaaccatCCTCGCCATCTGAAATTgacgtaacatcaaccccgcgttgtgccacTCACTTCCAAGGACAAGTAAGCTTCACCCCCgtgcctcgtaggagcgacaacAATACCAATGAAGACCTCGGtgtgtttcagctatgcaggcaggggttcaaggctagaacacctccatcggcacaggcgagcatctcgacccagaaccggttcgaccctctccgcgtccccagtttgccttcaaccccgggTGATGTAATCGTGGTAGGTGATTCGATTGTAAGAAACTgcaatatcgcatgccctaatcggaaatcttttgtttcttgttttcccggtgcttgtgttcgagatgtgatgagacgtgtgGCGACTATCtacaagaagcacaagaacagggcagtgggatccattGCATTACACGCCGGCGTAaatgacataaggcaccgacagtcggagattctcaaggctgacttcgcagcactaattaaagacacaaaggagaggaccctaTCAGCAaggatcttcatttcgggtccactatCTCTCGTCAGACAATCAAATgaatactacagtcgtctgctggtattaaacaactggctgaaaggcttctgcaagaatcaagacatcgggttcatcgacaactgggacctcttctgggaaaGACCGTGTTTCTTCAAGTGGGATGGCCTGCATCTGAATAGATTCAGCACCCGGGTCTTCTCcgaaaacatcgctaag
- the LOC114649544 gene encoding uncharacterized protein LOC114649544 produces MNNFRSKLRGFSCPEIEVNSLKRKAAHEQAPAKNVKKPKKAEVNYLPPYPQGETSGSLEKERVDLLHEVMKRDNCVVVAEKMAKTFSLRRQEIIYQAPAIKDIIDRWPALFDATQINEEFKRITTVSLESTFMAKFDACTSKLMDVVSSRGGTSGLRIRHIKNQLLENNTIEVRREVAIRCLVVYLGEKEQDLFKEFNNIEEFEANLDRQVLNIAIIKDKNPNTGTILIEGAKILDGIDVPRCCALLMGLIYALNLSYPKDLKCTYEVFQKLFLELDGLKTSGKVMNLKYSIF; encoded by the exons ATGAACAATTTCAGATCCAAGCTTAGAGGTTTTAGCTGCCCTGAAATTGAAGTGAACTCACTCAAGAGGAAAGCAGCACATGAGCAAGCTCctgccaaaaatgttaaaaaaccaAAAAAGGCTGAAGTAAATTATCTACCACCTTATCCTCAAGGTGAAACAAGTGGAAGTTTGGAGAAGGAAAGAGTGGACCTCTTACATGAAGTGATGAAGAGGGATAATTGCGTTGTGGTTGCAGAGAAAATGGCCAAGACCTTCTCTCTTCGCAGGCAGGAAATAATTTATCAGGCCCCTGCAATTAAAGACATCATTGACCGATGGCCTGCTTTATTTGATGCAACACAG ATAAATGAAGAATTCAAAAGAATAACCACTGTAAGTCTTGAATCTACATTTATGGCCAAATTTGATGCTTGCACCTCCAAATTAATGGATGTTGTCTCATCGAGGGGAGGAACTTCAGGATTGAGGATAAGGCACATTAAGAATCAGCTTCTAGAG AACAATACAATTGAAGTACGGAGAGAGGTGGCCATTCGTTGCCTGGTTGTCTACCTTGGAGAAAAGGAACAGGACCTCTTCAAGGagtttaat AATATTGAAGAGTTTGAAGCAAACCTTGACAGGCAAGTATTGAACATTGCCATCATCAAAGACAAGAATCCAAACACTGGAACCATCCTGATCGAGGGAGCCAAAATCCTGGATGGCATTGATGTCCCAAGGTGCTGTGCTTTGCTCATGGGTTTAATATACGCTCTGAATCTGAGCTATCCCAAGGATCTAAAATGTACATAcgaagtatttcagaaactgttccTTGAACTTGATGGACTCAAAACCAGTGGGAAAGTAATGAATCTCAAGTACAGCATTTTCTAA